One genomic window of Undibacterium cyanobacteriorum includes the following:
- the ppc gene encoding phosphoenolpyruvate carboxylase: protein MNDIADDKDQSLREDIRRLGRILGDTVRQQHGEEMFSLIETVRQNSIRFRRDADHDARAALENTLDTLTNDQTTHLIRAFSYFSHLVNLAEDQHHIRRTRAHLIAGSLPRRGSLAHTIETLFAEKEATTNLRSFFETAQVTPVLTAHPTEVQRKSILNCQMVITRLLDERDRMQLTPEESRANEEALQRAVLTLWQTRMLRMSKLSVLDEVENGLSFYDYTFLRELPHLYAGLEDLLASKDASFVDTELPSFMRMGSWIGGDRDGNPFVTATVLEKTLVMQATRALKFYLDELHTLGSQLSMATLLVKVSPELVALAERSPDHSPHRADEPYRLAVSGIYARLAMTLKNLLGLDPVIPACGIAPAYATAEELVADLDIIHHSLQMNGSEGITRGRLRHLRRAVRVFGFYLAPIDLRQNSDVHERVVAELLRAANPDVDYLSLNEDQRIEVLIGEISSARPLASPYLTYSEETQSELAIYRAACTAQQRYGKGAVPNCIISKTDGVSDMLELALLLKESGLLHPAEGRLDVNIIPLFETIGDLQNSAPAMDRLLAIPAYARLLSSRNNAQEVMLGYSDSNKDGGFLTSGWELYKAEIDLVEIFAKHGVRLRLFHGRGGSVGRGGGPSYQAILAQPAGAVQGQIRLTEQGEVITAKYANPEVGRRNLEVLAAATMEASMLSHTEPAPKPEFLKAMEELSNHAFRAYRNMVYETEGFEQYFWESTVISEIAGLNIGSRPASRKKSTAIEDLRAIPWVFSWSQCRLMLPGWFGFGSAVQRFLDDHPSDGLATLRAMFKQWSFFSTVLSNMEMVLAKSDIGIASRYAQLVKDEELRNRIFPRIEAEHTLTISVLKQISGREDLLSDNPLLKRSIVNRFPYLSPLNHVQVELLKRYRQGDEDERVRRGIHLSINGIAAGLRNSG from the coding sequence ATGAACGATATCGCCGACGATAAAGACCAGAGCCTCCGTGAAGACATCCGCCGCCTCGGCCGCATTTTGGGTGACACGGTTCGACAACAACATGGGGAAGAAATGTTCTCCTTGATTGAAACGGTACGTCAGAATTCGATTCGTTTCCGTCGTGATGCCGATCATGATGCACGTGCGGCTTTGGAAAATACGCTCGATACCTTGACCAATGATCAAACCACGCACTTGATCCGCGCCTTCAGTTATTTCTCGCACCTCGTTAATTTGGCGGAAGACCAACATCATATTCGTCGTACTCGCGCCCACTTGATCGCTGGTTCCTTGCCTCGTCGTGGCAGCTTGGCGCACACCATCGAAACACTGTTTGCGGAAAAAGAGGCGACTACCAATTTACGCAGCTTCTTTGAAACAGCACAAGTGACACCTGTGTTGACCGCGCATCCCACCGAAGTTCAGCGTAAGAGTATTTTGAACTGCCAAATGGTGATCACGCGTTTGCTCGATGAACGCGATCGTATGCAGCTGACACCGGAAGAATCACGAGCCAATGAAGAAGCCTTGCAACGCGCGGTGTTGACCTTGTGGCAGACCCGTATGCTGCGCATGTCGAAGTTGTCGGTACTCGATGAAGTAGAAAACGGCCTGAGTTTTTACGACTACACTTTCCTGCGTGAATTGCCGCATCTGTATGCGGGCTTAGAAGATTTGTTGGCGAGTAAAGATGCAAGCTTTGTTGATACTGAATTGCCGAGCTTCATGCGTATGGGCAGTTGGATTGGCGGTGATCGCGATGGTAATCCTTTCGTAACGGCGACCGTACTCGAGAAAACCTTGGTGATGCAGGCCACGCGTGCATTGAAATTCTATCTCGATGAATTGCACACCTTGGGTTCGCAATTGTCGATGGCGACGTTACTGGTCAAAGTATCGCCAGAATTGGTCGCACTCGCAGAACGCTCGCCTGATCATTCTCCGCATCGTGCCGATGAACCTTATCGTCTCGCCGTCAGTGGCATTTATGCGCGCTTGGCGATGACTCTGAAGAATCTCTTGGGTCTTGATCCAGTGATCCCAGCTTGCGGCATTGCGCCTGCCTATGCGACGGCAGAAGAGTTGGTGGCAGATCTCGATATCATCCATCATTCTTTGCAAATGAATGGGTCGGAAGGCATCACCCGTGGTCGCCTCCGTCACTTGCGTCGCGCAGTGCGTGTGTTTGGTTTCTATTTGGCGCCGATTGATTTGCGTCAGAATTCCGATGTGCATGAACGCGTGGTCGCCGAACTCCTGCGTGCAGCGAATCCGGATGTCGATTATTTGTCTTTGAACGAAGATCAGCGCATCGAGGTTTTGATCGGTGAGATTAGCTCTGCGCGTCCGTTGGCTTCGCCGTATTTGACTTACTCCGAAGAGACGCAATCGGAACTCGCGATTTATCGAGCTGCATGCACGGCGCAACAACGCTACGGTAAAGGCGCGGTGCCGAACTGCATTATCTCCAAGACCGATGGCGTGTCAGATATGTTGGAACTGGCTTTGCTCTTGAAAGAGTCAGGCTTGTTGCATCCTGCTGAAGGTCGTCTTGACGTCAATATCATTCCATTGTTTGAAACGATAGGCGACTTGCAAAATAGTGCGCCTGCGATGGATCGCTTGTTGGCGATTCCTGCTTATGCACGATTGTTGTCCAGCCGGAATAATGCACAAGAAGTCATGCTTGGCTATTCCGACAGTAATAAGGATGGTGGTTTCTTGACCTCGGGTTGGGAACTCTACAAAGCGGAAATCGATTTGGTCGAGATCTTTGCGAAACATGGCGTACGTTTGCGTTTATTCCATGGTCGCGGTGGCTCGGTCGGTCGCGGCGGTGGTCCTAGCTATCAAGCGATCTTGGCGCAACCAGCCGGTGCGGTGCAAGGTCAGATCCGCTTAACCGAACAGGGTGAAGTGATTACGGCGAAGTATGCGAACCCAGAAGTGGGACGTCGTAATCTCGAAGTATTGGCAGCGGCAACCATGGAAGCGAGTATGTTGTCGCACACCGAACCTGCACCGAAACCGGAATTTTTGAAAGCAATGGAAGAGTTGTCGAATCATGCTTTCCGCGCTTATCGCAATATGGTGTATGAGACCGAAGGCTTTGAACAATACTTCTGGGAATCCACCGTAATTTCAGAAATCGCGGGTTTGAATATCGGTAGTCGTCCTGCGTCACGTAAGAAGTCCACGGCGATTGAAGATTTACGCGCGATTCCTTGGGTCTTCAGCTGGTCGCAATGTCGTTTGATGTTGCCAGGCTGGTTCGGTTTCGGTAGTGCGGTGCAACGCTTTTTGGACGATCATCCTAGCGATGGTTTAGCAACGCTGCGGGCGATGTTTAAACAATGGTCTTTCTTCTCGACGGTGTTGTCGAATATGGAAATGGTGTTAGCCAAGAGTGATATCGGCATTGCGAGCCGTTATGCGCAATTGGTGAAGGATGAAGAGCTCCGCAATCGTATTTTCCCGCGCATCGAGGCGGAACACACTTTGACGATTTCCGTCTTGAAGCAGATTTCAGGTCGCGAAGATTTGTTGTCGGATAACCCTTTGTTGAAGCGTTCTATCGTCAATCGTTTCCCTTATTTGTCACCACTCAATCACGTGCAAGTCGAGCTATTAAAACGCTACCGCCAAGGCGATGAAGATGAGCGCGTGCGCCGTGGTATTCATTTGTCGATCAATGGTATCGCAGCTGGTTTGCGCAATAGTGGATAA
- the mobB gene encoding molybdopterin-guanine dinucleotide biosynthesis protein B: MTTPCLGIVGWSGSGKTTLLERLLLELSQSDYRVGVLKHSHHDVVLEPEHKDTARFRRAGATQVVLASPYRLAFVEELRQAPEPNLAEILARMQPADFFLVEGYKWAEIPKLEVWRPSLGKPALYPNDPWIRLVASDVPRPNSEEGGRKDLVWLDLNNTASVLQFIQSLIVKT, translated from the coding sequence ATGACTACGCCTTGTCTTGGAATCGTTGGTTGGTCTGGTAGTGGCAAGACGACCTTGCTCGAACGACTTTTGCTCGAACTAAGTCAGAGTGATTATCGGGTTGGTGTCCTAAAGCATTCACACCACGATGTGGTACTCGAACCTGAGCACAAAGACACGGCACGTTTTCGGCGTGCTGGCGCGACGCAAGTCGTCTTAGCGTCCCCTTATCGTTTAGCATTTGTGGAAGAATTACGGCAAGCACCAGAGCCTAATCTCGCAGAGATCTTGGCGCGCATGCAGCCTGCTGATTTTTTTCTCGTCGAGGGTTACAAATGGGCGGAAATTCCCAAACTTGAAGTGTGGCGACCGTCCTTGGGGAAGCCAGCTTTGTATCCAAATGACCCTTGGATACGATTGGTGGCCTCGGATGTGCCGCGTCCTAATAGCGAAGAAGGAGGTCGTAAGGATCTTGTGTGGTTGGACTTGAATAATACCGCGAGCGTTTTGCAGTTTATTCAAAGCCTCATTGTGAAAACGTAA
- a CDS encoding YjfB family protein, producing MDVNGIAKTATTLADVGVSQQVSIAVLKKAQDISQESATALIEAIPNSSANVPNLPPNLGRNINTTA from the coding sequence ATGGACGTTAACGGAATTGCTAAGACAGCGACGACGCTGGCTGATGTGGGTGTTAGCCAGCAAGTGAGTATCGCAGTCTTGAAAAAAGCTCAAGATATCAGCCAAGAGAGTGCAACGGCCTTGATTGAAGCGATCCCAAATTCAAGCGCCAATGTACCGAACTTACCACCCAATTTAGGTAGAAATATCAATACAACCGCTTGA
- a CDS encoding hemerythrin domain-containing protein, with product MTKANWGWSERLSLKHQVMDATHQEFVTLCAALAQSEDQSPFLERLDALIEHSIEHFEQENKWMRDAGFPPAACHQAEHDAVLQVMQEVRRRFAEGERDLGERLAEELPHWFEHHVDTMDNMLAQFLINNEIEVEAA from the coding sequence ATGACGAAAGCAAATTGGGGCTGGTCTGAGAGATTGAGTCTAAAGCATCAAGTTATGGATGCGACGCATCAAGAGTTTGTGACGCTCTGCGCAGCTCTTGCCCAGAGTGAGGATCAATCGCCGTTTCTTGAGCGATTAGATGCATTGATCGAACATTCGATTGAGCACTTTGAACAAGAAAATAAGTGGATGCGCGATGCTGGATTTCCGCCAGCAGCCTGTCATCAAGCTGAGCATGACGCAGTGCTACAAGTGATGCAAGAGGTGCGTCGCCGATTTGCAGAGGGAGAACGAGATCTCGGCGAGCGCCTCGCAGAAGAGCTTCCACACTGGTTCGAGCACCATGTCGATACGATGGACAATATGCTCGCACAGTTCTTGATCAACAATGAGATTGAAGTCGAGGCGGCCTAA
- a CDS encoding RNA-binding S4 domain-containing protein has product MQEISFTVEGEFVELNQLLKLIGVCDSGGAGKMIVASGEVKVDGHQELRKTAKIRPGQVVELGDLRVKVNG; this is encoded by the coding sequence ATGCAAGAAATTTCTTTTACTGTTGAAGGCGAATTTGTCGAACTCAACCAGTTGCTCAAATTAATTGGCGTCTGTGACAGTGGCGGAGCTGGAAAAATGATTGTTGCAAGCGGCGAGGTCAAAGTCGATGGACACCAAGAGTTACGCAAAACAGCGAAAATTCGTCCGGGCCAAGTAGTCGAATTAGGTGATCTACGAGTGAAGGTCAATGGCTAG